The genomic DNA GTTTGGGTGATGCACAGTGAAGTGTGCAGAGATATGAAAGGAGGCAAGAAGATAACAATGTCTAGTAGTTGATAAGAGGAGTGACATTATTGAGTTCAGCTGTTCTGGCCACTGGCCCGACATGTTCCTGTAAGACAAGTCTGTCCGCTGTGGAGCTGATTTGGATGAAGGTTCCTTTGGAGTTCCATGTTATGTTGCCTCCAGAGTCTCTAGTAAGGACCTAGAGCACCAAACCAACTGTTGCAAAAGCACTggggtgtattttttttttgcaggtgaAGTTGGTGGTGTGACAGTAGGTAACATATGAAAGTGTTTCTTTGATCATGGTCTGAATGTGCCATGTGCTTAGGTTAGGGAACAAACAAGTGAGAAAATTCCAGTTGTAGCGCACAGAACTCAATTTGAGAGTCCAGTCTCCAGCTCTAGTTCCAAAATCCATAACGCTGCCCATGGCTGGCTCTCCCCTGACATGCCACAGGCTGGTGCTGGTTAGCATGGCTCGACAGTGTGCCCGCTCGCTCAATGGGTCATGGTTGAATGGTGAATTCACTCCAAAAAACAAGTGTTGGGATGCTGGATTTGTAAACAAGGGTGTAGAGAAGGTATGTGAGGGAGAAGGGGGGGTGGATCAATGCTAACCTGTAAACAAACACTTGAGTATTTTGGGAAGGGTAGTTCTTCAGGAGATTGACAGCCATTGTGGTTCTGTGACAGAGCTGGGCAGCAGTGGAAGTTTAAAATAAGCCGCAGTCGGCTAGTCCGGTCTGAAGATGGGGATCTTAGGTAAGAACTCTATTAGGATTACCTGCAGGgggggaaagagaaaaaggccGTTACTCTGAGACGATAACGATTCTGCTGCTGGGTTTCAACAAAAGTAGCTATCCTGTTACAAACTCAGGTTATACTGGGCCATTCAAGGACATCTTAAAATCAATTTGCAGGAATGTGATCAAGTTTATTGTTGTGTCAGGTACTTCATTCTCTGGGTTACCTTCCATATTACAATGTTATCTAGAAATGATTGAATCTTCAGATAACATAGAAACCCATATACTCTGACACACTCCTATGCTGAGTGTGTCACAGAGGGGGTGAGAGTAATGCTGTAGGGGTCCTGGCGCAGAGGCTCCAGTTAACAATAATGTAAAGGTTGTCCAGTGAAAAAATTTAACTTGGCTTAACTTTTGCTACACGGCAATATAACATCAACTAGCAGTGTGTTGAAAAGCCACATATTCAAATGCAGACTCCATTGTATATTTGTTGTCTTTGCGGTTGTTGCAACGGAAAATAAAGTGATTGCAGCCATGATATATATCCAGTTGTAAAATCTTTCCTCATAGgattataaatgtgttttggtATCTGATAAGCCTTCAAACTTCTCGATCAATTACTCACAGCAGCCCatctgtattttatattatcatCTCACCAGATTTGGTACTTACATATTCCATCATGTTGTTGGTTTCACACTTCCTTTTGCTTAGTTTCCAATGCAAACACAACTGTAATCAGAGCGCAACAGTGATCAGAGGTGTCCTAACAAAGTACACTATTAGTGCACACACATCCATTCATGCTTTCACTTCTCACCTTGTGGTAAAGTCTGCTGTTCTCCCACTCCAGAAGCTTCTCTATAGATCTTCTTGTCTGGAAGGCAACAGTGACATGAGAGGACACTCAGTACATTAGTCTTTTCCTGAATCCCAAGTTGTTTTGGATGTACTGTGATGTTATTATAAATGCACCAAGGATGGGTCTCTCACCCTCTTGCTGAGGCAAATGACAGGCCACAAACTGAAGCCCAGtgtgcaacagcagcagaggcagccaCACAGGAGCCACCGCACATTCACTGGCAGCGTCTTCCTCAGGCAGCTGTTTACACGGTTGATACTGGCTTTGAATTCCTCTGGTGCCACCTGACAAAGTGCACGTATGTGGTAGAGTTAATATGTTATTAGATAGCAATATGGAATGGTATATGCATTTCAAACCAATTTAATCTGTGTATTGTAATGGTGATGCATCAAGGTGACACTGCACTACAGGATATTTAATTCTAATATggaaattattaaaaacaagTGTCGTATGTTGGCTGGTGGATAGAACATAATGTAAATTTTGTGGTGATGTACATGCGAGATGTCATTTTGCAATAGTTAGCATGTCTCATTGAAAGAAAACCAGACTCACCTTTCCTGTGAGCGCTGAAGGAAATTCTGACTCAAATTTGTTACTAAGCCCAAACCTGTGGGGGGGTTGAAGGAAAAACAGGTAGTTATAAATAAGTGGACATATGCGCTAACTGAATAAATAGCTTGCAATGAAAATTGTCATGAAAGTCTCAGTTGCTACATGAGACAGTGACATTCAGCTGTGTCAAAGCTACGTGAGGTGTTTACACTGTTACTGTGAGTGAACGTTAGCAGTAGTTTGAACCCTTCCTGACTGGACACAACATCCAGTAACGTCACCTCCTACTGCCACCACAACTTCATGTTAAGATTTTGCTGGACGTGACTTACTTGTTAGCAACATTACTGCGGGTACAATAAAGTAATTTCACAGTGGGAGAAACTTTATTAAAGTTTATTGCACGTATAACTTTGAGAAAGAGTGTGTGGGGCATTTCTTCTTATGCACCTGTTTACACGAAACTACCTTTTTAAGTCAAGTAATTTCAGAGGACGCATGATTATTTAACACCCAAATCATACGTATGGGTAATTACTTTGAACGCAACTTTAACGTTTTGCACCGTTTGGCTAGATCGGACCTGATCACGGGGGTCTGGTCCCGTGTTAGTGGTCTGAAATACTGGAACCGATACTAGGGACAAAGTGTCTTGACTTGAAATTAGGTGAGACAACAGCGCAGCACATCATGTGACAGAGACGGAAAAGGCACGTTAACTCTCGGGTCATGTATTTCAGCTAAAGTGAAAGCGAGATTAAGTCTGACCAGCCTCTCCTCGATGAGTTAGCTCGCTGCTAACTGAGAAGCTAGCTGGCTACGCTAGGTCAGTGAGTCCAGCTAACGTAGCTAGCAGCCAGCTCAATGCTAATCGTTTCCCGGTACCGGTGGACCGTCTCTCGTTGCCCGTTAGCGTCGACAGTCGCTTACACAGTGACGTGGCCGGACCCTCGCACCACCACCGGGTCCGGAGCGTACTTGAGGAGCTGCTCCTCCGCGGCCctgtcctcgtcctcctcttcctcctcctcctcttcgtaGATCTCGTCAAAGTCCTCCATCATCGCACGACTCGGCCTCGCGCTTCCCGGGGAAGACACCGGGAGAGACACGGTGCCGACGAACAACGGAGCCTTACCGAgaaaagagcacagagagaacCGTGGACACGACCACAAAAATATCAACCAGTCCCGGAGACGGTACTGCTTCACATCGTCCAGCGAGCTCCGAGACAAAACATCAACATCCGCCGCAGTAACCGGACGACACCGGAAGGGGGACAGACGTGCttacgtcttttttttttttttttttttttttcaaaatcataaTTTActcaatgaaaacagtgaaattaaaacTCGTCTCTATCattatataaaaaacaaaatataaaagctGTGGACATGTGCCTGTGtctcacttgtgtgtgtgtttgccccaGTGGTGGTTTTATCTGCgtctaataactaataataatcaATGAAAGGGGGGCAAAAGCTGTTTGTCGGAATATCTGTAATTGATATTTATCATATTACGACAATATCTGCGTGTTAATATATTATGTCCTTCACGCCTGTCCTTCCTGATTGCTGCATACAGTCATGCTGCAGTGAACTGACAGTAAtctgaaacacatttatgtaaatAGTGGAGAAAATATTCAGATCCAAGTAGCAAACGCGTATAAAATATTCAAGTGCAAAATTTTACTTGAGTTAAGGAACAGAAAAATTCAACTGTTAACAACAAAGTGTCCATATGTGCAGAATGGCTGTCTTGACAGTGTCGTTGTAGTATTACTGGAGTAGTAATGCATTAAGATGTAGGGCAACATTTATAGCTAATTTATAAAATACTGGGTAGTTTAATGGGATCACTGCATCATATTCTATATGAGGATCATATGTTGCTGCATTAAAAATCTTCacatatcaaataaatattgtgaagtaaaaagtacaaaatttCATTCTGGgccaactaactaactaactaactaactaactaactaactaactaactaactaactaactaactaactaactaactaaatcTAAACCGGAAATTGAGCAAATGCACCTTCAAAATACATTTCCGTTAAGAAGCTTTTCATTTCAACCCTAGAGTCTAAGAATATCGGAGTTTTGCAGCTTTGACTCACATATAAGTACACACTTTAattagctgctgtgtggttaAATGTAACTTCTTTGCCACAAAATGTGCAACTGTGCTTCAATTcccgttttattttgaagggcttCACCAGAAGTTGTCTATTAGCACTCAAGCTAGCCCGACTCCACACGCACTTCTAGCAGTCGTGTTAGTGTTACCGCCAAAAATTATATCGATTGCTGTGAAccttttatttataaatcaaGGCTATCACCAATCGGAGAGGTTTCCAGCGGATATCGGCACACAGCAGTCTGGATATGAGAGGACTTCCTGGTTAGGAAGTGTGGAGACTGATGAACTTGTCTCGGTTTGGGTGAAACCTTGTAAACTTCTACAACCTTATTGTATTATCTTTGGATATCCAGAGTCATTTAAGATGATACGAACTGAGCATTGTAAAATGATCTTTCAGGTTTTCAAAGACATGTTTCCTGCCCCTACTAGCGGGATTCTTGCAGTCGTACTTTTATcgtgtgttttgtttggtaTCCAAACATATTTCAACTTCACCCAGGGGCTCTTTAGCGTGGGTGCCTCTGTTTTTCTAGATGGACACCTCCACAGACTCTTCATGTACCCTTTTTACCACAAAACCTTTGCTCAGCTTCTCCTGAACATCACAACCGTGGCTTTTCTCAGCGGCAGCCTGGAGAAAGGTGTTGGCTCTGTCCGCTTCCTGTCCTTGTTCCTCCTGCTGTCCACCACCACAGGATTGTTCTACAGCCTCCTGGATCTTCTGCAGGGTGACAGCAGCCACAGTCACACGGAGGGACTGCTTCCCGTGGCCCTGGCATGTGTGGCTCTTACGACCATGCACACTAAAATGACCAAAGGATTCCTGTGTGGGGTCAGTTTCCCCACCATGGCTCTCCCTTGGGTGTTCCTCATAATCACCACGGCCCTCATTCCTCACAGTGTGCTCCCCTGTAACGTCATCGCCATCCTGGTTGGGTGGATGTATGGGAAAGGATGGTTCTCACTGCTGGACATGTCTGAGACCAGAGCTGGTGTTCTGGAGAAAATGATGCCTTTCAGGTTGTTGAGGAGCATCAGCGGTGTCATGTTCGTCCCTGCTACCACAGAAGAACGGAGGAAGACCCTCCTTCCACAAATCA from Pempheris klunzingeri isolate RE-2024b chromosome 3, fPemKlu1.hap1, whole genome shotgun sequence includes the following:
- the LOC139199292 gene encoding rhomboid domain-containing protein 2-like codes for the protein MIRTEHCKMIFQVFKDMFPAPTSGILAVVLLSCVLFGIQTYFNFTQGLFSVGASVFLDGHLHRLFMYPFYHKTFAQLLLNITTVAFLSGSLEKGVGSVRFLSLFLLLSTTTGLFYSLLDLLQGDSSHSHTEGLLPVALACVALTTMHTKMTKGFLCGVSFPTMALPWVFLIITTALIPHSVLPCNVIAILVGWMYGKGWFSLLDMSETRAGVLEKMMPFRLLRSISGVMFVPATTEERRKTLLPQINPTPGSYPVQAYAPLSSINSAADVTARFYEGWQNSTLSSPTPSLNPHGHGSAHSYGHGHGHGHGHGHGHGHEHGHEHGHEHGHEHGHGHGHLHCSEQSFGHSCNHSHSHGQL
- the chic2 gene encoding cysteine-rich hydrophobic domain-containing protein 2; the encoded protein is MMEDFDEIYEEEEEEEEDEDRAAEEQLLKYAPDPVVVRGSGHVTVFGLSNKFESEFPSALTGKVAPEEFKASINRVNSCLRKTLPVNVRWLLCGCLCCCCTLGFSLWPVICLSKRTRRSIEKLLEWENSRLYHKLCLHWKLSKRKCETNNMMEYVILIEFLPKIPIFRPD